Below is a window of Longimicrobiaceae bacterium DNA.
GCCAGGGCCGTCCCGCGCCCGATCTTCGTCTGTATCATTGTGTGCCCGCTCCCGGGATCCCCTGCTGCGTGGTGCCCGTCGCGCCCTGCTGCGACTGCACGGTGGTGGTGGACTGCGTGGTGGACTGCGACTGGGTGAACTGCTGCTGCGCCGCCGCGGTGGACGCCCCCGCGGCGCCCGCGGTGGAGAGCGGCAGGTCGCGGAGGAGGCGCACCCGCGCCTGGGCGATCTGCAGGTCGCGCGCGGACAGCGCCTGGTTGGCCTGCGCCTGCTGGAGCGCCAGGCGCGCGTCGTTCAGCTCCAGCTGCGTGGAGATGCCCTCGCGGTAGCGCACCTCGGCGATCTGGTACGCGCGCGCCGCCTGCCGCGCCGTGCCGGCCGAGGCTTGATACGACGCGCGGGCGGTGCTCAGCCGCTCGATGGCGCTGCGGGCGTCCAGCTGCGCCAGCTCGCGCGTCTGCTGGAGCTGCGCGCGCGCCTGGGCCAGGTTCGCCTGGGCGATCAGCTCGTCGCCGCGAATGCGGCCGCCGGTGAAGATGGGCACCGACAGCGCCGCGCCCACCGTCCAGTTGGTGTGGAAGTCGTTGAAGCCCGGCACCACGTCCTGCGGGAAGGCCACGCGGCCGTACTGCGACTGGAGCACGACGGTGGGCAGCCGCTGCGAACGGGCGATGCGCACCTGCTGCTCCTGCACCTGCACCGCCGTGGCCGCCTGCCGCACCACCGCCCGCGCGTCCGTCGCCGTGTCGGCCCCGGCGACGGAGTCCGCCGCGGCGGCCTGCGGCGTCCGCGCGACCACCGAGTCCGCCTCGCCGAGCGACGAGGTGAGGGCCAGAGGCTGGTCGAGCGGCAGGTTGAGGAGCTGTTTGAGGCGCAGGTACGCCTGGTCGCGGTCCGACCGGCGCTGGATCACCGCCGGCCGCTGGTTGTCGCGGGCCACGGAGGCGCGCAGCACGTCGAACTCGGGCGAGGTGCCCACGCGGCGTGCCAGCGTGGTGAGCCGCAGCGTCTCCTCCGCCTGCGCCAGCGCCGCCTCGGCGATGCCCACCAGGCGGTCGCTCAGCTCCGCGTCGTAGTACGCCTGCGTCACGTCCAGCACCAGCTGCGCCTGTGCGGAGGTGAGGCCGATCTCCGCGTTCTCCCGTCCCGCCTGCGCGATGCGGTTGGTGGCGGTGATGCGGCCGCCGGCGTAGACGGTCTGCTGGAGGTTGAGGCCCAGGTTGTACGTGTTCGCCGCGCCGAAGCCGGCGCTGCTCAGGCCCGAGAAGGGGTTGGAGCCGCTGCCCGCGCACTCCAGCGCGTGCTCCAGCGAGTCCACCCGCTCGTCCACCGGCAGGCCGGGGTGCGGCGTGAAGCTCGACGGGCAGTTCGTGGGCGCCGTCGTCGTGTCCACCGGCGCGCTGCCGCCCAGCCCTTCGAACTGGCTCTTCAGCGTCCGCGAGTACGACGCGGTGCCGTTCAGCTGCGGCAGGCGCTGCGAGCGCGCCTGGAGCTGCTGCCCGCGTGCCCGCGTGATCCCCGCCCGCGCGATCGCCACCTGCTCGCTGGCGGACTGCGCCATGCGCAGCGCCTCGTCGAGCGACAGCGTCCGTGCGCCCGCCGGCGCCTGCGGACGCGATGCCGCGGGTGCCGACGGCGTCACCGTCTGCGCCCCCGCCCGCGCCGCGCCCAGGGCGAGCCCGCCCGCCACCACCGCCGCCGCGCGCAAGCCGCGGCCCCACCCCACACGCGATCTCGTCATCTATGCCGTCGTCCCGTTCGCCGTTGAATCCACCATCTCGTTCCCCGCCCCGCCCGCCGCCCCGATCACGCGCAGGAAGAGCGCTACGTACCGTCCCGGCGCCTCCTCGGCCGGGTAGGCGTAGCGCTCCGGCATGATGTCGCGGCCCATCACGTCGCTGAACAGCGTGCCCATCAGCATGGCCGCCGCCGCGTGCGGCTCGAAGCCGCCGTCTGCCAGGCCGCGCGCGCGCAGCCGCAGCAGGTAGTCGTGGAGCTCGCCCGCCAGGCGCGCCGGCGTGGCCCCCGCGCAGGCCGCCATCTCCGGCGCCTCCTCGATCTCGCCCATGCAGGTGCGGATCATGGAGCGCGACCGCATGAGGTGCCCGTGGTGCGCGCGGCACCACTCCGTGAGCTCCGCCGCCGCGTCGCGCGGCTCCGCAGGCAGCGGGGCCAGCACGCCCTCGCGCGCGGCGGCCTGGAGCGCCTCGCCCAGCAGGGCGCCCTTGCTGCCGAAGTGCCGGAACAGCGTGATCTCGTTCACGCCCGCCTCGCCGGCGATCCGGCGGGTGGTGGCGCCGCGGGACCCGGCTTCCTGGAACACCCGCAGCGCGGCCTGGAGCAGCTTCTCTCTCACTTCCATGGCCGCCAAGGTATCCCCCCGCTGGGATGTGTGCAAGCGTTTACTTACATCCGTACGGTCGTCACAACGACGGCTACGGTTCACCGGCAGCCCCGCCCGCGCGCTCGTCGGCCCGCAGCGAGCGCCAGCGCTCCACCAGGCGCGCGGAGTCCTGCAGAAGCAGCGTGTGGAAGCTCTCGGCCAGGCGCAGGCGCTCGCGGCCGCTCTCCATCCCCTCCGGCAGCGAGGCCGCCGCGTCGCCGAAGAGCTGCGTCATCTCGCGCCACCGCCCCTGGCCCACCTCCAGCATGCGCTCCCACGGGTCGGCCTCGATGTGGTAGAAGTCGCGCCGGTCGCCCAGGTTGCTCACCCGCCGCACCATGCCCATGTGCTCCAGCATGCGCGCGTTGGTGCTCACCGAGGCCTTGCTGGCCTGGAGCCTTTCCGCCAGCTCGTCCAGCGAGAAGGGGCCGTCCTCCACCAGCAGCAGGCCCAGGATGCGGCCGGCTATGCGGGCCATGCCCTCCTTCTCGCAGAGCAGCGCCATCTTCTCCACGAACTGCCGCACCGCGTCGTTCATCCGCGCTCCGCTCCGTGTACCCGCCGCTTCCGGGGCGCCAACGATACCACCTCACCCATCGTTCAGTCAATACTGAACGATCTAAACATTTGTCCTCGCCCGCTTCCGGCATCTCTGCTCCTCCGGTCTGTCGCAGTGCGCCCGAACTGCCGTGGGATCGGTCGAACACCACGCAATCTCCTCCGCGTTCGGTCGGTGAGCACCGGCCCGTGCGCCGCGCTTCCGCAGCGCCGTCCCACGAGACGAGCGATGGTGCTGCCGCAGCACGGTCCGGCACGCAGGCCAGACCCTACAGGGGTGATGAGGGAGGTGGACGACGATCGGCGGCGCGTTCGCAGGGTACTTCGCACGGATGCCGATCGTGGTTTCAGCTTTCACGAACGAGCAGCGGACGCACCCGCTCATCTCTATGTCGAAACAGCGTCGCCGAAATCGACATCGTCCCGTGGCGTTCATCTCCCGACTCCCGAAACGGGGTTTTGGAGGATGCGCATCGGCGGTCACGGTTCCGCAGCGGGACGACGGCCGGTGTGCATCGACCGTACTGTTCCGTAGATGTGACGCGGTTGACCGGTTCGGTGAGCCGGACGCGGCGACGCGGTTTTCGGAAGATGTGAATCCGCCGGAGTGCCGTTCGGGAGATGCGGACCGGACGGGATGCGAGGGAGATGCAAGGCGTTCATCCGCTCTCCCGCCGTTCCCGGCGGATGCAAGCGAGCGCACTATGCGGCTCGTTTGGCCCGGAAAGGACCGGCTGGCAGCGATCTTGCCCGCCCTGGGCTGCTTGCCCCGCGCCCGCACGGGCGCACGCCGCACGCACGACCATCGCACCCGCGCCGCCCTTGCCCACCTCCGCGAATCCAGACGCAGCATTCGGCCACCTCCGCGACGGGGTGTGCCTGGTCGCGCCCGATGGCGGCGTGCGCTACGCCAACGCGTCGTTCCTGGAGATCCTGGAGCTGGTGGGGCACGAGGGGCCGGTGGAGCACATCTGGGACGTGCTGCCGGGCGACGGCGGCGGGCCCGACGCGGAGCTGCTGCGGCACTCGCTGGAGGATCGCGTGCCGGTGTGCTTCCGCACCGACGCCGGGGGCAGCCGCGTGTGGCAGGTGGAGGTGGAGCCCGCCGGGCGCGGCGACATGCGCGTGCGGCTGCGCAACGTCACGGCCGAGGTGCGCGCGGAGGCCGTGGAGCGCAGCGGCGAGGCGCTGCTCACGGTGGCGGAGAGAGAGGCGCGGCTGGACGCCATCCTCGAATCGTCGCCCGTGGGCTACGTGCTGATGGACTCCGAGACCTTCGTGGTGCGCGAGGCCAACCGCGCGTCGCACGAGATCCTGGAGGACCCGTGGCGCACCCCCGGCAGCACCGTGGGGCACCCGATGAGCGAGCTGGTGCCCGGCTTCGCCGCGTCGGACATCGAGGAGGTGTTCCGCCGCGTGCGCGACACGGGCGAGCCCTTCGACGTGGCCGAGTGGGAGTTCCGCGGCTTCGCGCGCGGGCCGGCCTTCTTCCGCTGGTCGCTGCGCGCCGTGCCGCGCGAGGGGGGGGGCCCTCCGCGCTTCCTGCTCCTCCTGGTGGTCGACGTCACGGCCGAGGTCCTGGCCCGCCGGGCGGCGGAGACGGAGCGGCGCGGCCTGTTCGCCGTGCTCGACGCGCTGCCGGTGGGCGTGCTGGTGGCCCGGGCGCCGGGCGGCGAGACGGCGTACGTGAACCCTGCCGCCGCCACCCTGGCGGGACGCCCCGCCGCGGAGCTCGCCGCCGCGGACGAGGCGGAGCACGCGGCGCTGTGGGACGGCCGCCACCCCTCGGGCGAGCGGATGGGGGCGGGGGAGCGGCCCCTGGCGCGGGCGCTGCGCGGCGAGCCGGTGCGCGACGTGGAGCTGGTGCTGCCGCGGCCGGACGGCGGCAGCCGCACGGTGCTGGCCAGCGCGGAGCCCCTGCGCGGCGAGGGTGGGGAGGTGGAGCGCGCCGTGGTCTCGCTGCACGACGTGAGCGACCGGCGGACGCTGGAGGAGGCGCTGGTGGAGCGCACCGCCGCCGCCGAGGCCGCCGCGGGCGAGGCCGCCCTGCGCGCCGAGGAGAGCCGCGCGCTGCGGGAGATGGGGCGCGCGCTGGTCTCCGCGCTGGACCCGGAGCAGGTGCTGCGGATGGCGGCGGCGAGCGCCATGGAGCTCACGGGCGCCCGCGGTAGCTGCGTGGTCTCGCCGCGCGGAGCGGAGTCGATGGTGCTGT
It encodes the following:
- a CDS encoding TolC family protein, whose translation is MTRSRVGWGRGLRAAAVVAGGLALGAARAGAQTVTPSAPAASRPQAPAGARTLSLDEALRMAQSASEQVAIARAGITRARGQQLQARSQRLPQLNGTASYSRTLKSQFEGLGGSAPVDTTTAPTNCPSSFTPHPGLPVDERVDSLEHALECAGSGSNPFSGLSSAGFGAANTYNLGLNLQQTVYAGGRITATNRIAQAGRENAEIGLTSAQAQLVLDVTQAYYDAELSDRLVGIAEAALAQAEETLRLTTLARRVGTSPEFDVLRASVARDNQRPAVIQRRSDRDQAYLRLKQLLNLPLDQPLALTSSLGEADSVVARTPQAAAADSVAGADTATDARAVVRQAATAVQVQEQQVRIARSQRLPTVVLQSQYGRVAFPQDVVPGFNDFHTNWTVGAALSVPIFTGGRIRGDELIAQANLAQARAQLQQTRELAQLDARSAIERLSTARASYQASAGTARQAARAYQIAEVRYREGISTQLELNDARLALQQAQANQALSARDLQIAQARVRLLRDLPLSTAGAAGASTAAAQQQFTQSQSTTQSTTTVQSQQGATGTTQQGIPGAGTQ
- a CDS encoding helix-turn-helix domain-containing protein; the encoded protein is MEVREKLLQAALRVFQEAGSRGATTRRIAGEAGVNEITLFRHFGSKGALLGEALQAAAREGVLAPLPAEPRDAAAELTEWCRAHHGHLMRSRSMIRTCMGEIEEAPEMAACAGATPARLAGELHDYLLRLRARGLADGGFEPHAAAAMLMGTLFSDVMGRDIMPERYAYPAEEAPGRYVALFLRVIGAAGGAGNEMVDSTANGTTA
- a CDS encoding MarR family transcriptional regulator — translated: MNDAVRQFVEKMALLCEKEGMARIAGRILGLLLVEDGPFSLDELAERLQASKASVSTNARMLEHMGMVRRVSNLGDRRDFYHIEADPWERMLEVGQGRWREMTQLFGDAAASLPEGMESGRERLRLAESFHTLLLQDSARLVERWRSLRADERAGGAAGEP
- a CDS encoding GAF domain-containing protein, encoding MPTSANPDAAFGHLRDGVCLVAPDGGVRYANASFLEILELVGHEGPVEHIWDVLPGDGGGPDAELLRHSLEDRVPVCFRTDAGGSRVWQVEVEPAGRGDMRVRLRNVTAEVRAEAVERSGEALLTVAEREARLDAILESSPVGYVLMDSETFVVREANRASHEILEDPWRTPGSTVGHPMSELVPGFAASDIEEVFRRVRDTGEPFDVAEWEFRGFARGPAFFRWSLRAVPREGGGPPRFLLLLVVDVTAEVLARRAAETERRGLFAVLDALPVGVLVARAPGGETAYVNPAAATLAGRPAAELAAADEAEHAALWDGRHPSGERMGAGERPLARALRGEPVRDVELVLPRPDGGSRTVLASAEPLRGEGGEVERAVVSLHDVSDRRTLEEALVERTAAAEAAAGEAALRAEESRALREMGRALVSALDPEQVLRMAAASAMELTGARGSCVVSPRGAESMVLSPCVGLLERLEGTVLPLAGSAADVAVNAGRPVVFNSPEELPGGSEVLATARSLGLRNLLAAPMLAFGEALGVLVAVDREGGFGEDETRLLESFADSAALAVHNARLYEGQRRRAEENRALLAAAEALTSTLDPAEVMERIVHIARELVGADAAGLTLVTGENRDRLLTPVAVGLLEPFRGSEGALAGSLTEVAARASGPIVIDADAGEPLHPNAVFMQRLGIVYFAVLPLRVEGELLGMIGVANARGSRPFGAQDLRVLALLADQAVLAVRNARAHETARGASRAKSEFLAMMSHELRT